A window of Sphingobacterium kitahiroshimense genomic DNA:
TACAGCAGGGAAAACAAAATTACTTTATGTAGCACCAGAATCGCTTTCGAAATTGGAGAATGTCGAGTTTCTGAAGCAGATTACGGTATCTTTTGTTGCTGTCGATGAAGCCCATTGTATCTCCGAATGGGGACATGACTTCCGTCCGGAATACCGCAAGATTCGTCAGGTTATCAATGGTATAGGTGAAAAAATACCCATTATTGCATTGACAGCTACAGCTACACCTAAGGTGCAGTCAGATATTCGTAAGAATCTTCAAATGAATGATGCTATGCTCTTTAAATCTTCATTTAACAGAGGTAACTTATTCTACGAAGTAAGGCCGAAGAAAAATGTCGTTAAAGAAATTGTTCGTTTTATAAAAGGACAGTCTGGTAAAACAGGTATCATCTATTGCTTGAGCCGTAAGAAGGTTGAAGAAATTAGTGAAGTTCTTAATATCAATGGAATCAAAGCACTTCCTTATCATGCTGGATTGGATGCGAAAACACGCGCCGATACACAGGATAAGTTTTTGATGGAAGATGTCGAAGTTATCGTAGCAACGATAGCATTCGGTATGGGTATTGATAAGCCCGATGTACGTTTTGTGATTCACCATGACATTCCAAAATCTATGGAAGGTTATTACCAAGAAACTGGTCGTGCTGGACGTGATGGTGGAGAAGGTCTATGTTTAGCTTTTTATTCGGAGAAAGACGTTGAGAAATTAACGAAATTCATGAAGGATAAGCCCGTTGCTGAAAGGGAAATCGGAACACAAATTTTAAAAGAAGTTATTGATTATTCAGAATCTGCAGTCTGTCGTCGTAAACAAATTCTACATTATTTTGGTGAGAATTTTGACGAAACCGGATGTAGTAATATGTGTGATAATTGTCGTGCTCAAAAAACTTATTTTGAAGCAGAACAATCGTTATTTGAAGTTCTTTCTTTTATTAAAGAACAAGGTGAAAACTTTGACGATCTACACGTGATCAATGTCATGGTGGGTCAGAATAATCAACCTGTTTCTGCTTATAAACATGATGAGCATCCTTTGTTCGGAAAAGGTAAAGATAAAGGAGTAGTGTATTGGGAATCATTGGTTCGTCAAGCGGTGCTCAATAACTTTCTAGCAAAGGATATTGATCATTATGGCTTATTAAAGATGACGGACATTGGTCGTCATTACCTGGAAAATCCGTATGCACTGAAATTTGTGATGAACCGTCCTTTGGATTTTTCAGATGATTCATCATCTGAAGATGCTGGACATTCAACAGGCGCTTTAGATACGGAGCTATTGAAAATGCTGAAAGATCTTCGTAAAAAGATTGCGAAATCAAAGTCACTTCCTCCGTTTGTTATTTTTCAAGATCCATCATTGGATGAAATGTGTACGCATTATCCCGTCTCATTGGACGAACTGAAACAGATACAGGGTGTCGGTAACGGCAAAGCAGTTAAATTTGGCGCTCAGTTTGTAGAATTGATCAAGGCGTATGTCGAAGAAAATGATATTGATCGTCCGGTAGATTTAGTTATAAAAGGTACAGCAAATAAATCAGCGCTTAAGGTCGCGATTATTCAAAATATAGACCGTAAAATTGGTTTAGATGATATCGCAGCCGCAAAAGGAATTAGCTATGAAGAATTGTTGAAAGAAGTAGAAACAATTGTAAATGCTGGTACCAAACTTAATATCGGATATTTCGTTGATGAGATGATCGATCAAGATCGTCAAGATGAAGTCTACGATTATTTTAAGCAAGCAGATTCGGATTCTATTGATGAAGCTTTAAAAGATTTAGGTGGAGATGATTATTCGTATGAAGATATTCAACTGATGCGAATAAAGTTCATGTCTGAATTAGGGAATTAGAAACGCATATATTAAATGATAAATACAGTACTACCTCAAATTAAAAATGGAGATTCGACGAATTTCTTTTTAATGGCAGGACCATGTGCGATAGAGGGAGAAGAAATCGCTTTAAGAATCGCAGAGAAAATCGTAACCATTACAGACCGCTTAAATATTCCTTATATATTTAAAGGATCTTACCGTAAAGCAAATCGTTCGCGTGTTGATTCTTTTACAGGAATAGGTGATGAGAAAGCTTTGCGTATTTTAGAGAAGGTTGGTAAAACATTTGGTGTACCCACTGTAACAGATATTCATGAAAGTCATGAAGCAGCTTTAGCTGCAGCATATGTTGATGTTCTACAGATTCCAGCTTTTTTATGTCGCCAAACAGAATTGCTTGTTGCAGCAGCGCAGACTGGAAAGGTAGTGAACATTAAAAAAGGACAATTTTTAAATGCAGCATCGATGAAGTTTGCTGTTGATAAAGTTATTGACTCGGGCAATAAGAACGTGTTATTAACAGATCGCGGTAATACATTTGGTTACCAGGATTTAATTGTTGATTTCAGAGGAATTCCAGAGATGAGAGGTTTTGGTGTACCAACTATTATGGACTGTACACACTCTTTGCAACAGCCAAATCAAACTTCTGGCGTAACGGGTGGTAAACCTGAATTGATAGAAACGATCGCAAAAGCTGCAATAGCAGTTGGAGCTGATGGTTTATTTATTGAGACTCATCCAAATCCAGCACAAGCAAAATCTGATGGCGCTAATATGCTACATTTAGATTACTTAGAAGACTTAATGGAAAAGTTAGTTCGTGTAAGACAAGCTATTCTTTAATTAAAGAGCTTTTATCATAAAGAAAAGTCATCGTTCTAAACGATGACTTTTTTTTATGCACTTATTTCTTGTTGCCTCGATGAATTCTTTATGGCAACTAAAGTAATTCGAATGATACAAAAGAATTATTTCTATTTATCCTGATAATTGGTAGATTTGGTTTTCAATCTAAATTATGAAATTAAACTTAGTTTTATCTTTTGCCAGTCTATTTGTTGCTTTTAGTTCATTTGCTCAACAATCGATCAACTGGAATGATCCGCTTAAAAATAAGGTGATTCAAGGACGTATTCATACGGAAGAATTATCGAATTATTACCGTTTGCCCGAGAGCTTGAAAAGTCAGGTGCGATCTCCTGTATGGAGCTTAGGTACCAATAGTGCCGGTTTGTATGTTGACTTTCAGACCGATGCGGAAGCCATTAAAGTACGCTATAAAGTAAGCGGATCTTTAAATATGCCACATATGCCTACGATTGGTGTTAGTGGTGTCGATTTATATGCGCAAGATGATAGGGGTAATTGGAACTGGGCATTTGGTAACTATAATTTTGCTGATACGGTAACCTATAATTATAAAGCATTAGGCAAAAATTCAAATTTTACTTATCGCTTATACCTGCCTTTATACAATACAGTGGAATGGTTGGAAATAGGAGTAGGGTCGGATAAGAGTTTTAAATTTGTTGTTCAAGAAGGTAAGCCAGTTGTTGTTTACGGAACTTCAATCGCTCAAGGCGCATGTGCTACTAGACCTGGATTAGCCTGGAGTAATATGCTAGGTAGAGCTATTAAAAACCCAGTCATCAATGTTGCCTTTTCGGGTAATGGTCGTTTAGAACAACCTATTATCGATCATATCAATCAAGTGGATGCTGCTGTTTTTATATTGGACTGTATTCCAAATCTAGCTTTAACGAAAGATAGAACTGCACAGCAACTGGATTCTTTACTGTCTAATGCAGTTACCGAAATTCGAAAAAAACATCCGAAGACACCGATTATTGTTACCGAGCATAGCTCAGGATTTAATAACGCCATCTTCAATTTAGATATTAACGAAGAATATAAAAAGAGCAGTGCTGTCGCTAACCAATTTGTAAATCGTATTAAGCAATCTGGAGATAAAAATCTCTATCTATTAACAAATAAGGAAATTGGTTTAGATATTAATTCAACCGTAGATTCTGCTCATCCAAATGATATCGGAATGAAAAAAATAGCCGATGCTTATCAAAAATTGATCAATAAGGTTGTTAAAAAGTAAACGTAGTTTTATTGCGACCAAATGGGCCATTATCATGATTCATTAAGCGTCCAATTGCTAGCATTAGATGCTTAATTACAGTTTGTGTTATAGCTGTAATTAAGCATTTTTTATGTGCTTCAAGTTAGAAGCCTATTCATAGAAGGGACTTGGAGCATAAGTTCGTCCTCCTTGCGATAATCAAAACCCTTAAATTGTTAAAGGGTGATTTTTACTGATCGATGTAGCAACCCAAACACCTGTACTAAAACAAGCTTGTAGCAGATATCCGCCTGTTGGTGCTTCCCAGTCTAGCATTTCGCCGGCACAGTATACCAAAGGAAATTTATGTAATGAAAGGTCTTTATTCAGTTCATTAAAGGGTATACCTCCAGCTGTAGAGATCACCTCATCTAAGGGTCTTAATCCTGATACTTGAATAGGGTAGTTTTTAATGTGCTTTCCCAGGGCTATTGGATCTGTGAAAGATTGTTTATCCAATTTCTTTAATAGCGCAACTGCAGTGGATGAAAGTTTAAGTTTGTTTTTTAATAGTGAGCTTATATTTCCGCCAGATTGCATCTGCTTTAAAATTGCATCTAATGACACATTGGGCTTGAGATCAATATGAAGTGTAATCGGGAATTTGTATGGTCTGCTGTAGCGGTTCATATAATAGAGCGGACTCCCTTCTATTCCATAGGTTGTAAATACAATTTCTCCTAATTTGCTCGTGCCGTTAAATGCGACCTGAATGTTTTTTAACACCTGTCCCTCTAGATCGCTCAGGTCATTGGTCGTATTATATCCCGAATTGGCCGCTTGTAAAGGGGTAATTTTTATCTTTTTATTTGTCAGAACCGGAATCCATGAAGCATCTGATCCTGTTTTTTTCCATGAACCACCACCTAGTGTCAAGATGAGCTGACGATAACTTTTGCGGACAACTTCTTTGTTGTGCAGCAATATGACAGAATTTGCATCAAAATCCACGAAACTGTACTCATAGTTAATGATGACTCCCAGTTGATTGAGATGATCTAGCCATGCTTGTAAAACTTGGATGGGTTTTATATGTTTTTCGGGAAATATTTTTCCAGAACTGCCAACATATGTCGGAATTCCGATTGATGAAAGCCATTCCACAGTAGCATTATTATCAAAATGGCGTACGATCTTTTGGATTTCCGCGGCATCATATTGAGTAACGAAGTTTTCTATTTGCTCACTATGCGTTAGGTTAAATCCGCCATGACCAGCGACTAAGAATTTTCTTGCCGCAGCTTTATTTTTTTCATAGATGTGTACCTGATAACCTCTTGTTGCCAGTTGTTGCGCAGCCATCAGTCCAGCTGGACCAGCACCAATGATGATAATAGGATCTTCGTTCATGATCTGCAAAAATAGGCATTTACGACTAGGAATAAACTAAATTGACCGGAAATATAAATACGGGCCTATATAGTGTGGATGTTTACCGCAAATCTATGATCATCTGTTATGATAGTAGGATTTTCTATTTTTAAATTTAGCTGTTGTTTAATGCGACATTACCATAG
This region includes:
- the recQ gene encoding DNA helicase RecQ, whose amino-acid sequence is MEIEKSLFDNLQDFFGFDTFKGDQEAIITNVLQRKDTFVIMPTGGGKSICYQLPALMSEGTAIVISPLIALMKNQVDQLRAFGGEDSIAHFLNSSLNKGDIMRVKQDVTAGKTKLLYVAPESLSKLENVEFLKQITVSFVAVDEAHCISEWGHDFRPEYRKIRQVINGIGEKIPIIALTATATPKVQSDIRKNLQMNDAMLFKSSFNRGNLFYEVRPKKNVVKEIVRFIKGQSGKTGIIYCLSRKKVEEISEVLNINGIKALPYHAGLDAKTRADTQDKFLMEDVEVIVATIAFGMGIDKPDVRFVIHHDIPKSMEGYYQETGRAGRDGGEGLCLAFYSEKDVEKLTKFMKDKPVAEREIGTQILKEVIDYSESAVCRRKQILHYFGENFDETGCSNMCDNCRAQKTYFEAEQSLFEVLSFIKEQGENFDDLHVINVMVGQNNQPVSAYKHDEHPLFGKGKDKGVVYWESLVRQAVLNNFLAKDIDHYGLLKMTDIGRHYLENPYALKFVMNRPLDFSDDSSSEDAGHSTGALDTELLKMLKDLRKKIAKSKSLPPFVIFQDPSLDEMCTHYPVSLDELKQIQGVGNGKAVKFGAQFVELIKAYVEENDIDRPVDLVIKGTANKSALKVAIIQNIDRKIGLDDIAAAKGISYEELLKEVETIVNAGTKLNIGYFVDEMIDQDRQDEVYDYFKQADSDSIDEALKDLGGDDYSYEDIQLMRIKFMSELGN
- the kdsA gene encoding 3-deoxy-8-phosphooctulonate synthase, with amino-acid sequence MINTVLPQIKNGDSTNFFLMAGPCAIEGEEIALRIAEKIVTITDRLNIPYIFKGSYRKANRSRVDSFTGIGDEKALRILEKVGKTFGVPTVTDIHESHEAALAAAYVDVLQIPAFLCRQTELLVAAAQTGKVVNIKKGQFLNAASMKFAVDKVIDSGNKNVLLTDRGNTFGYQDLIVDFRGIPEMRGFGVPTIMDCTHSLQQPNQTSGVTGGKPELIETIAKAAIAVGADGLFIETHPNPAQAKSDGANMLHLDYLEDLMEKLVRVRQAIL
- a CDS encoding SGNH/GDSL hydrolase family protein, which translates into the protein MKLNLVLSFASLFVAFSSFAQQSINWNDPLKNKVIQGRIHTEELSNYYRLPESLKSQVRSPVWSLGTNSAGLYVDFQTDAEAIKVRYKVSGSLNMPHMPTIGVSGVDLYAQDDRGNWNWAFGNYNFADTVTYNYKALGKNSNFTYRLYLPLYNTVEWLEIGVGSDKSFKFVVQEGKPVVVYGTSIAQGACATRPGLAWSNMLGRAIKNPVINVAFSGNGRLEQPIIDHINQVDAAVFILDCIPNLALTKDRTAQQLDSLLSNAVTEIRKKHPKTPIIVTEHSSGFNNAIFNLDINEEYKKSSAVANQFVNRIKQSGDKNLYLLTNKEIGLDINSTVDSAHPNDIGMKKIADAYQKLINKVVKK
- a CDS encoding NAD(P)/FAD-dependent oxidoreductase; the protein is MNEDPIIIIGAGPAGLMAAQQLATRGYQVHIYEKNKAAARKFLVAGHGGFNLTHSEQIENFVTQYDAAEIQKIVRHFDNNATVEWLSSIGIPTYVGSSGKIFPEKHIKPIQVLQAWLDHLNQLGVIINYEYSFVDFDANSVILLHNKEVVRKSYRQLILTLGGGSWKKTGSDASWIPVLTNKKIKITPLQAANSGYNTTNDLSDLEGQVLKNIQVAFNGTSKLGEIVFTTYGIEGSPLYYMNRYSRPYKFPITLHIDLKPNVSLDAILKQMQSGGNISSLLKNKLKLSSTAVALLKKLDKQSFTDPIALGKHIKNYPIQVSGLRPLDEVISTAGGIPFNELNKDLSLHKFPLVYCAGEMLDWEAPTGGYLLQACFSTGVWVATSISKNHPLTI